A section of the Macaca thibetana thibetana isolate TM-01 chromosome 10, ASM2454274v1, whole genome shotgun sequence genome encodes:
- the LOC126929692 gene encoding LOW QUALITY PROTEIN: putative vomeronasal receptor-like protein 4 (The sequence of the model RefSeq protein was modified relative to this genomic sequence to represent the inferred CDS: inserted 3 bases in 2 codons) produces the protein MLSFKKYQASIGISANIFLLLFHIFTFFQDHRPKTHTLVTSHLAFVHLVMLFTAMEFLSPDMFESLXFQNNFRCKALFYVHKVMRVLSIYTTCLLSMLQAITISPRTSWLVRSKHKFTKYNILGLFVFWFSNLSFSSDMIIYTVGYYNXTQIILNISKYCTLFPVNVIIRVLFLMLLLCRDAFFIGIMFLSSVYMLILLSRHQRHSQRFHSSSLMLRTSLVKMATKTILMLVNFFVLMYSVDFTLSSSTVPLWVFGPVIYGVHKFVVNAYATVSPLVLIRSDKRAVNILQKFQWKCHLFLTSW, from the exons atgttatcttttaaaaagtatcaagCTAGCATTGGAATCTCAGCtaacattttccttcttctcttccacaTTTTTACATTCTTTCAGGATCACAGGCCTAAGACCCATACCCTGGTCACCAGTCATTTGGCCTTTGTCCACCTAGTAATGCTCTTCACTGCAATGGAGTTTTTGTCTCCAGACATGTTTGAGTCAC AATTTCAGAATAACTTCAGATGTAAAGCTTTGTTCTATGTGCACAAGGTGATGAGGGTCCTCTCCATCTACACCACCTGCCTCCTGAGCATGCTGCAGGCCATTACCATCAGCCCCAGAACCTCCTGGTTAGTAAGATCTAAacataaatttacaaaatataatatCCTGGGCTTATTCGTTTTTTGGTTTAGCAATTTGTCTTTCAGTAGTGACATGATAATTTACACTGTAGGTTATTACAA GACTCAGATAATTTTGAATATCAGCAAATATTGCACACTTTTCCCAGTGAATGTCATCATCAGGGTGCTATTTCTTATGCTGTTGTTATGCAGAGATGCCTTCTTCATAGGAATCATGTTCCTCTCAAGTGTATACATGTTGATTCTTTTGTCCAGGCATCAGAGGCACTCCCAGCGCTTTCACAGCAGCAGCCTTATGTTAAGGACCTCCCTAGTGAAAATGGCCACCAAGACCATCCTCATGCTGGTGAATTTCTTTGTGCTCATGTACTCAGTGGACTTCACCCTCTCATCATCCACAGTGCCGTTATGGGTATTTGGCCCTGTCATCTATGGTGTCCACAAGTTTGTGGTCAATGCCTATGCCACTGTCAGTCCTCTGGTGCTAATCAGATCTGATAAAAGAGCCGTCAATATTCTGCAAAAGTTTCAATGGAAGTGCCATCTATTTTTAACAAGTTGgtga